DNA from Bradyrhizobium diazoefficiens USDA 110:
GCGCGGGCCTTGCCGGCTCGGAGGCAGCCTGGCAGGTCGCCAAAGCCGGCGTGCCCGTGATGCTGCACGAGATGCGGCCGGACCGCATGACCGAGGCGCACCGCACCGACGGGCTCGCCGAGCTCGTCTGCTCCAATTCGTTCCGCTCGGACGACGCCGCCAACAACGCCGTCGGCCTGCTCCATGCGGAGATGCGCCGCCTCGGTTCGCTGATCATGCGCGCGGCCGATGCCAACCAGGTTCCCGCCGGCGGTGCGCTGGCGGTCGATCGCGACGGTTTTTCGGCGGCCGTCACCAAGGCGCTGAACGACCACCCCCTGATCGAGATCGCCCGTGGCGAGATCGCAGGCCTTCCGCCGGCCGACTGGGGCAACGTCATCGTTGCGACCGGGCCCCTCACCTCCGCACCGCTGGCCGATGCCATCCGCGAACTGACCGACGAGAACGCGCTCGCCTTCTTCGACGCGATCGCGCCGATCGTGCACCGCGAATCCATCGACATGTCGGTGGCCTGGTTCCAGTCTCGCTATGACAAGGTCGGCCCCGGCGGCAACGGCGCCGACTACATCAACTGCCCGATGACCAAGGAGCAGTATGAGGGCTTCGTCGCCGCGCTGATCGCCGGCGAGAAGACCGAGTTCAAGGAGTGGGAGACCAACACGCCCTATTTCGACGGCTGCCTGCCGATCGAGGTGATGGCGGAGCGCGGCCCCGAGACGCTGCGCCATGGTCCGATGAAGCCGGTCGGCCTCACCAATCCGCACGATCCGACAACGAAGGCCTACGCGATCGTGCAGCTGCGCCAGGACAACAAGCTCGGCACGCTCTACAACATCGTCGGCTTCCAGACGAAGCTGAAATACGGCGAACAGCAGCGCATCTTCCGCACCATTCCCGGGCTGGAGAAGGCCGAGTTCGCCCGCCTCGGCGGCCTGCATCGCAACACCTTCCTCAACTCGCCAAAGCTGCTCGACGGCCAGCTGCGGCTGCGTGCGCAACCGCGGCTGCGCTTTGCCGGACAGATGACGGGCTGCGAGGGCTATGTGGAGTCGGCCAGCGTCGGCCTGATCGCCGGCCTTTACGCAGCAGCCGATGCCCGCGGCGAGACGCTGGCGAGCCCGCCTGCCACGACGGCGCTGGGATCGCTGCTCGGACACATCACCGGCGGCCATATCGAGACCATCGAGCCCGGCACGCGCTCGTTCCAGCCGATGAACATCAATTTCGGCCTGTTCCCGCCGCTTGCAAGCGCTCCGACGAAAAAGCCCGACGGCACGCGCCTGCGCGGCAACGAGAAGACGGTGGCCAAGAAGCAGGCGATGAGTGCACTGGCGCTTGCCGATCTCGATCGCTGGATCGCCGATCATTTGCGCATCGCCGCAGCAGCGTGAGTTGTCGATGAGCCTCCCCAAAGACGACGCCGCGACGCTCTCGGCGCGCTGGACCGAGGGCGTGCTGCTCAAGCGCGACGTGTTCTCGACCGTCGAGCGCGGCCGCTTTCGTGCCGACACCGGCGAGGTCGATGCGGTGCTGCGCCGGCTCGACGAGGTGCCGTGGTGGTCGTTCCTGCTGGCCCGCCATCTGTTCGCGCGCGAGAAGCATGCGCTCGCCCTCGCCAAGGGCCTGAACGTCGGTCCCGAGCTGCTGTGGGCCGGACGCCGGGCGCTGGTGCGCGGCTTCGTCGACGGCGTCGCGCTGCATCTGGCAAAACCGCATGGCGACCTCGCCTATTTCCGCTCGGCCAAGGCGGCGCTGCGCCGGCTGCGCCGCGCCGGCATCTGCCACAACGATCTTGCCAAGGAGCAGAACTGGCTGGTCGGCCGCGACGGCCGCGCCTATGTGACCGACTTCCAGCTCGCCGCCTGCTTTGCGCGCCGCGGCCGGCTGTATCGCATCCTCGCTTATGAAGACCTCCGGCACCTGCTCAAGCACAAGCGCTCCTACGCGCCCGAGGCGCTGACGCCGCGCGAGCGCAAGATCCTGGCGAAGAAATCATTTGCCGCGAGCCTGTGGCTCGCCACCGGCAAGAAGGTCTACCGGGCGATCACGCGCGGCCTGTTCAATTTCACCGATCGCGAGGGCGGTGGGCGCCGCCTCGTCAACGACGCGCCGGTGCTGGCGGAGCTGATCCGCAAGAATCCCGCCGTGCGCGACACCGCCATCGTCGCCTTTGCCGACCGCCGCTCCGGCGTCGGGCTCTATGCCTTCGTCGAAGCCGATCAGGCCACGCTCGAAGGCCAGATCCGCAACGAGCTCACGGCCGCCAAGGGTCCGAAACCACCGGAACACATCCAGGTGGTGCATGCACTGCCGCGCGACACCAGTGGCAAGCCGCGCACCGAGATCCTGCAACTGGTCGCCATGAACCAGCTCGACCTGATCGAGCCGATGATGAAGAACGACCAGGACCGCGCTTTCCTCAAGGACATTCTGGAGCAGCGCAAAAACCTGCGCGACCGCTTCAATTTCGAGGCGGACCTGCCCGCGGGCTGACGGAAGCAATGCGCCTTGAAGCGTCCACATTGGCGATAGAGAAGCAGTCGGATAACGCAGGCGTGGCGGGGTCATGAGCACTCGGGGGACGATGAGGCATCGCGTGGTCGGCGGCATGATCGCCGGCCTTCTGCTGTTGGCAGCGACGCCCGCAATGGCCGAAACCCCGGCCGAGCTGATCTCCAGCTTCCGCCTCAAGCACGGTGAAGTTCGCGTCGTCCGCGATTCAACCCTCGACCGCATCGCCATGGACCAGGCGCGCGCGATGGCGGCGAAGGACGACCTCAGCCACGACGCTCTCGGACCGTTCAACCGCCGCGTCGCACCGGCCGGCGCGGGGCGCGCCGCCGAGAACATCGCCTATGGCTACGACAATTTCGAGAAGACGCTCGGACAGTGGATCGACTCGTCCGGACACCGTAAGAACCTGTTGCTGCACAACGCCTCCCGCGTCGGCATCGCCAGCGCCAAGAATGCCAGCGGCAAGCGAACCTATTGGGCCATGGTGATCGCAGGCGACTACGAGCCGAAGGGCAAGGGCAAAGGCAAGAAGGACGGGGAGCCGCTGGTTGCCGTGAAGCGCGAGGCCGCGCCCGCGAAGAAGCCAAAATCCAGCGAGTGCCACATCAAGCTGCTCAGCCTCTGCATCTGAGACGACACGCTGCGCGGCAACCACTGTTGCGTGCGCTCCTCCGGCCGGCCAATATGCCATGCCGCTGTCTTGGACCAATTCGAGGCGATCAATGGCCAAAAAATACACCGCTCAATGCGCCTGTGGCGCCATCAAGTTCGAATTCGACACCGATCCGTCCTTCATCGCCAATTGTCATTGCAACGACTACAAGCGCGCCTCGGGCGGCGAGATGGCAACTTTCTTTGCCGTGCCGGAGGATGACTTCACGCTGCTCAGCGGCAAGCCGAAGGCCTTTCACTACGTCGCGAACTCCGGCAAAGGCCTCGACCGCAACTTCTGCCCCGAATGCGGCTCGCGGGTGTTCACCTCGAACCTCGACAGCTTCCCCAAAACGGTCTTCGTTCAGTTGGGAAGCCTCGACCGGCCCGACCTGGTCGCACCGAAGCTCGAGATGTTCACCAAACGTCGCCTGTCGTGGAATACCCCGCTCCACCTGCCGCAGTTCGAACAGATGCCGCATTGACGCGGCCAAAGCGCGAGAGCCCCGTTTGATCGACATCGACCAAATACGCATCGACACACCGGCCGCTGAGCGGATCGCCTATCTGCACAACGCAGGCGCGGCGCTCATGCCGACGCCCGTCGTCGCGGCGATGAAGGAGCATATCGACCTCGAGAGCGAGATCGGGGGCTATGCCGCCGCCGACCGCGAGGCGCGCCGGCTTGATTCAGTCTACAGCTCGGTAGGCCGCCTGCTGAATGCCGCGCCCGATGAGATCGCGCTTCTGGAGAACGCGACGGTCGCCTGGCAGATGGCGTTCTATGCGCTTGCGTTTCGCAAGGGCGATCGCATCCTGACCGCCGAGGCCGAATACGCCGCCAACTATGTCGCCTTTCTTCAGGTCGCCAGGAGAACGGGCGCGGTTATCGAGGTCGTGCCGAGCAATGCCAGCGGCGAGCTCGACATCCACGCGCTCGAACGCATGATCGACGAGCGCGTGAAGCTCATCGCCATCACCTGGGTTCCGACCAACGGCGGGCTGGTCAATCCCGCGGCGGCCGTCGGCAAGATCGCGCGGGCGCACGGCATCCCCTATCTGCTCGACGCCTGCCAGGCGGTCGGCCAGATGGCCGTCGACGTCGAAGCCATCGGCTGTGACATGCTGTCGGCAACGGGGCGCAAATTCCTGCGTGGCCCGCGCGGCACCGGGTTTCTCTACGTTCGCCGAGCTCTGCTGCAACGGCTCGAGCCGCCGATGATCGACCACTTCGCGGCGCCCTGGGTCTCGCGCAATCAATATCGGCTCCGTGACGATGCGCGCCGTTTCGAGACCTGGGAGAACAATTACGCAGCGCGGCTCGGGCTCGGCGCTGCCGTCGACTACGCGCTCGAGATCGGCATGGGCCCGATCGAGCAGCGCTGCCGCCTGCTGGCGGACCGCCTTCGGGGCGGCCTCGCTTCCGTTCGCGGCATCACCATTCGCGACCTCGGACGCACACCAGGCGCCATCGTCAGCTTCACGATGGACGGGTATGAGGCGGACGCGATTGTCAGTGGTGCCGCTGCCGCCGGCATCACCATCGGTGCTTCACATCCGTCGAGCACCCGCATCGACGCCGAGATCCGGGCGCTGCCGCCGCTCGTGCGCGCCTCCCCGCATTATTACAACACCGAAGCCGAGATCGACCGGCTGATCGGCCACCTCGCGGGCCTGACGCCGCGATAGCGGACGGCCGCGCCGCTCAGGTGCAGCGCGCGCTCAAGCCGGAAGCACTGAGCCTCGCCATGACCTCGTCGAGATGGGCGCTGTCGCGGGTCTCGATCACGAGTTGCAGTAGCGTCGCCTTGGCCGGCAGGTCGGAGAAGGTCCGCTGATGCGAGACCTCGATGATGTTGGCGCCAGCCTCGGCCAGCAGCGCAGCCACCGCCGCCAGCTGCCCGGGCCGGTCAGGAATGTCGAGGGACAACTGGGTCAACCGTCCCTCGCGCGCCAGTTCGCGGGTCAGGACGGAGGCGATCAACCGCGTGTCGATATTGCCGCCGCTCAGCACCAGGCCGACCTTCTGGCCGGCAAAGCGGGACGGGTCGGACATCAGCGCGGCAAGGCCGGCGGCGCCGGCGCCCTCGACGACCGTCTTCTCGATCGAGATCAGGGTCGCGACCGCGCGCTCGAGCTCGGCCTCGTTGACCAGCGCGATGTCGTCGACGAGGCGCCGGACGATTTCAGTCGTGATCTTGCCGGGCGACTTCACCGCGATGCCCTCGGCGAGCGTATCGCCGCGCGCCGGCAGATTGCCGTCATGGATGGCGTTGTACATCGAGGGATAGAGCCAGGCCTCGACGCCAAGAATCCGCAGCGATGGCTTGATCGATTTCGCGGCAATGCCGATCCCGCTGATCAGGCCGCCACCGCCGATCGGGACAACCAGCGTGTCGAGCTCCGGCACCGCCTTCAACATCTCCAGCCCGACGGTGCCCTGCCCCGCGATCACAAGCGGATCGTCGTAAGGGTGGACGAAGATCATGCCGTGAGCTTCACCGTGGCTGCGCGCAAACGCGGCCGCCTCCTCCAGCGTCGCGCCCGTCACCACCACCTCCGCGCCGTGGTGCTTCGTGTTCTCGATCTTCACCATGGGCGTGCCGACCGGCATCACGATGGTGGCGGGAATGCCGAGCCGCCTGGCGTGATAGGCGACGCCCTGCGCGTGGTTGCCCGCCGACATGGCGATGACGCCGCGCATACGCTCCTCCGGCGTCAGCGCGGTGAGGCGGTTGAGCGCGCCGCGCTCCTTGAACGAGGAGGTGAACTGGAGGTTCTCGAATTTGAGCCAGATGTCACAGCCGCAGATGTTGCTCAGCGTGCGGCTGTAGCTGCAGGGCGTCTCGACGACGGCACCGCGGATGGTCTCGGCGGCTGCCTGAATGTCACCAGGCGCGACCGGAAGGCCGCTGAGATCGGAGGACGTGGTTTGGGACAAGTCAGCCATGGGACAGCATAGAGCATTTGCCCGGCTCGGGCGACAAGCCAACCGCTATTTGGTAAATTCCCGGGAACGTGAAGCCCGCCAGAGCGTCCACAGCGTGCGCAGCCGCGACGAAGGCTGCGGCGCAAACGGATTGCGTCCCGGACGCGCCAGGCGCTTGAGGTCGGCCTGCGCCTGGCTCAGCGGCAGGAACGCCGGCCGCACCGACGACGGCGCCTGCGCCAGCAGCGACGAGGCTGTCGTCGCATGCTGCCGGGCCTCACCCGCAAGCTGCTCGAGCACCGCATGGAGGTTGGGCGTCTGCCTGCTGGCGAACACATCCTCCATGTTGCAATTGTGGCTCGCCAGCACCTGCTGCGGCAGGAACAATTGCCGGTGCGCGGCATCGCGCGGCAGGTTGACGATGACCTGCACGATGCCCTGCGCCAGCCCGGCATGACGGGCAAGGTGCTCGACCGCCTCCGACGGCGGCCCCATGATCCGTGCCGCGAGCATGAACAGCGCCGATGAAGTCGCGGCCAGATAGCCTTCCAGCGCCGCCATGGTCGGCATCGGATCGTTGTAGAGATCGAACTGATGCTCGTCGGCGAGCAGCGACAACGGCTCGACCGGCAGGTCGAAATCGCGGATCGCGCGCAGCAGCTCGGCCGCGACCGGATTGCCCTCGGCGCTGCCATGGACATGGCCGGCAAGCATGTCGGTCCACCATTGCAGGCGGATCTCGCCGGGCAAGGGCTGGCTCACCTGGTCGCGGACCCGGACGATCTCGACATTGAAGGCATAGAGCGCGAGCAGCGCACGGCGCTCGGCGGCGGGCGCGAACAGGGTCGCGACATAGCGCGGAAAATCGTGGCTGCGCACGAGATCGGCGCAGAAGGCGACGGAATCGGGCGAAGATGCAGCGCTGCTCATGGCACGGCGATCAGCGCGGCCGCAACGCGGCGCCGTTCGCCGATCATGATGTTGTAGGTGCGCACGGCCGGGCCGGTCTGCATCGTGTCCAGCACCACCCTCACCGCCTTCAGAGCCTGCCGCAGCGCCGGCGGCGGCAGCCAGACCCCGGTTCCGGTGCCAATCAGGAGCGTATCGATGCTGTTGGCGGCCGCGAAGACCCGATCCAGCGAATAGCGGTCGATCTTCGCGGGGTCCGTCACATCCCAGGCCCAGATCGCGTCAGGCAGGCAGAGCAGCGATCCCCGATGCGACATGCCGGCAAAGGCGAAGCCGCCCTTGCCATAGGCCTCGATCGGCGCCGAGCGCGGGAAATGCGGTGCGTTGGGATCGCCGGCCATGAGGTTCGTCCGAATGGGCTTACTGCCCTCGCAAACGCGTGCGAGGGCGTGCGGTTCGGATCATGCCTTGTTTTTCTTCGCCGGCGTAGCCGTATCCGGCGCATCTTCGCGATGCTCGCCGACGCCGAGATAGATCAGGATCGGCGCCGCGATGAAGATCGAGGTGTAGGTGCCGACCAGCACCACGCCGAACATCATCACCGCGGTGAAGCTGTGGATGGCGTGACCGCCGAACAGCAGCAGCGCGAGCAGCGCCAGCGTCACCGTGACGTGGGTGATGATCGAGCGCGACAGCGTCGAGTTGATGGACTCGTTGAGCAGCTGCGGCATCGGCATCTTCTTGTAGCGCCGCAGCATTTCACGGATACGGTCGTAGATGACGACCGTGTCGTTGAGCGAATAGCCCAGAATGGTCAGAAGCGCGGCGATGCTGGTCAGGTCGAAATCGACCTGACTGATCGACATGAAGCCGATCGTCAGCACGATGTCGTGCACGTTGGCGATCATGGCGCCCAGCGCGAACTGCCATTCGAAGCGGAACCAGAGATAGATCAGGATCGCGACGATCGCGAGCATCAGGCCGAGCATGCCGTAGGCCAAGAGCTCGCCGGCGACGCGCGGACCGAGCACCTCGACGCGGCGGTACTCGATGGAATCGCCGAGCGCGGTACGGACCTTCTGCACGGCCTCCTGCTGGGCGGTATCGCCGCCCGGCTGCTCCGCGACGCGGATCAGGACGTTCTCGGGCCCGCCGAACTGCTGGAGCTGGACCTCGCCCAGACGCAAGCCATCCAGCGTCGTGCGCATCGCCGCGATGTCGGCGGCGCCGGACTTGGCCCGCACCTCCAGCAACGTGCCGCCCTTGAAGTCGATACCGAGGTTCAGGCCGTGGGTGAAGAACAGCGTGATGGCGACGATCGACAGCGCCGCCGAGATCGGGAAGCTGATGCGGCGGAATCGCGTGAAGTCGAAATGCGTGTTGTCCGGGACGATGCGCAACGACGGCAGCAAGCCGAGGGCCGCGACCACGGTGAGAATAGTAATGAGGACGCCGAGCCCGATGAGAACGGTGTGATTCACAATCAGGCTCCTAGATCGGCACGCTCTGCGGCCGCTTCCACCGCACCCACCCGGCGACGATCAGCCGGGTCAGGGTGAAGGCGGTGAACACCGTGGTGATGATGCCGATACCGAGCGTCACGGCGAAGCCGCGCACCGGGCCGGTGCCGATGTAGAACAGCACCGCGGCGGCAATGAAGGTGGTGATGTTGGAATCGAGGATGGTCGCGAGCGCCCGCTTGAAGCCGGCGTCGATCGCCGAGATCGCGTTACGGCCGCCGCGCAGCTCCTCGCGGATGCGCTCGTAGATCAGCACGTTGGAGTCCACGGCGATGCCGACGGTGAGCACGATGCCGGCGATGCCGGGCAGCGTCAGCGTGGCGTTGAGCAGCGACAGCAGGCCGAAGATCATGGCGACGTTGATGGCCACCGCGATGTTGGCGAACACCCCGAACAGCCGATAGGTCACGAGCATGAAGATGATGACCAGGATCGAGCCGACGTAAGCCGCAAGCTCGCCCTTCTCGATCGAGTCCTGGCCAAGGCCCGGACCGACGGTGCGCTCCTCGACCACGGTGAGCGGCGCCGGCAGCGCGCCGGCGCGCAGGAGGATCGCGAGATCGTTGGCCGATTGCACGGTGAAATTGCCGGAGATCTGGCCCTGACCGCCGGTGATCGGCTCGCGGATGACAGGCGCCGAGATCACCTTGTTGTCGAGGACGATCGCAAACGGCAGCCCCACGTTTTCCTGCGTGGCTTGCGAGAACTTGCGCGCGCCCGACGTGTTGAACTTGAAGCTGACGACCGGCTCACCCGTGCGCTGGTCGAAGCTCGCCTGGGCATCGGTCAGGTCGCCGCCGGCGACCAGCACCTGCTTCTTGACCACGTAAGGTGTGGGCGGTGGCGAGGCGCTCATCAGCAGATCGGATTCCGGCGGCAACCTGCCCTGCTGCGCCTGATCCGGCGGCACGGAGGTGTCGACCATGCGGAATTCCATCTTCGCGGTCTTGCCCAGCAGTTCCTTCAGGCGGGTCGGGTCCTGAAGACCGGGGACCTGCACCAGGATGCGGTCGTTGCCCTGGCGCTGGATGACGGGCTCGACGGTGCCGAGCTCGTTGACGCGGCGCTCGACGATCTGGATCGATTGCTCGATGGTCTTGCGCATGCGGTCGAGCATCGCGGCCTGCGGGATGCTCAGGCGGATAACGCCGCCACCGGCATCGGTCACTTCAAGGTCGCGTTGACCGCTGGAGCCCATCAGACCGCCGAGCGGCTGGGCCAATTCGCGCAGCTTGGCGAGCGCCGGCTGCACATCGGTTTCCTTGGTGATGCGAACCTCGGCCGCGTCGTTGCGCACGGTGACGCCGCCGGTGAAGCCGATCTTGGCATCGCGCAGCGTCCGGCGAACGTCGTCGCGGACCTGGTCCAGCCTCTCCTTCTTCACATAGTTGGAATCGACCTCAAGCAGCAGATAGGAGCCGCCCTGGAGGTCGAGGCCGAGCACGAGCCGGCGCTGCGCCCAGGCCGGCCAGGTCTTGACCTGTGCCTCGGGGAAGAAGTTCGGGACCGCGCAGAGGCACACGATCAGCGCCGTCAGGATAATCCCCAGCGCCCTCCACCGCGTGAAATACAACATCGACTGGACCTGTCAGATCAGGAGACTTGAGATGCTCGCGGAAGCGTTCACTTCGACGCGGCGTCGTCCTTGGCGGCTTCCTTCGCGCTATCCTTGGATTCCTTCGCCGGCTCGCCCTTGGCGCGCACGCCGGAGATCATCTGGCGCATCTGCCGGACGCGGACGCCGTCGGAAATCTCGAACTCGATCTGGTCGTCATCGACGACCTTGGTGACCTTGCCGACGAGGCCGCCCGAGGTCACGACGGTGTCGCCGCGACGGATGTTCTTCACGAGGTCGGCGTGGTCACGGACCTTCTTCTGCTGCGGACGCAGAATCAGGAAGTACATAATCACGAAGATCAGGGCGAACGGCAGCAGCGACATCAACATGCTGTTGGTGTCGCCGGCGCCCGCGGCCTGGGCATACGCAGGGGTAATCAGCATTCGGACGATCCTTGTGACAACGGGGAAAGCCGGTCAGGCCCTCAAAGGCGACCGGCTCGGTCAAATTCGCGCGGACTATAGCGGCCACCGCCCCAATTGCAACGCTGCCAGACCGTCCTTTTGGTCACCTTGCGGCGCGCCGTCAGGCCCGATAAGGCTGCATTCTCAGGAACTTCGGACATGCCCAAAAAACCAAGCAAAAGCCCGGCCGGCAAAGGCCCCCGTACCCCTGCCAGGAAGCCTGCCCGCGTCGCGGCAAAACGCCCCACGGCAGCCTCCAAAGCAGTCTCCAAGGCGATCTCCAAGGCAGCGCCTGACCTCAACCAGGAGCGGATCGTCCTCGCCCTCGAGACCATTGCGGCGCACCTCTCCGCCCAGGGCAAGCCGGCGGCCGAACCCGAGTCGTTCGACCGGGCGGATGCCTATGTCTGGCATCCGGACGGCCGTCTCTCGGCGGTGCCGCGGGTCAGCCGCGTCGAGCTGTTCCTCCTCAAGGGCGTCGACCGGATGCGCGACATCCTGATGGAGAACACCGAGCGCTTCGCAGGCGGCCTACCCGCCAACAACGCCCTGCTCTGGGGCGCGCGCGGCATGGGCAAGTCGTCGCTGGTCAAGGCCGCGCATGCCAGCATCAATGCGGACCGCAAACCGGCCGACAAGCTGAAGCTGATCGAGATTCACCGCGAGGACATCGAGACTTTGCCCGCGCTGATGGAGCAGTTGCGCGCCTCGTCCTTCCGCTTCATCGTGTTCTGCGACGACCTCTCCTTCGACGGCAATGACGCCTCGTACAAGTCGCTCAAGGCCGTGCTCGAAGGCGGCATCGAGGGCCGGCCCGAGAACGTCATCCTCTACGCCACCTCCAACCGCCGCCATCTGCTCGCGCGCGAGATGATCGAGAACGAGCGCTCGACCGCGATCAATCCCGGCGAAGCGGTCGAGGAAAAGGTGTCGCTGTCGGATCGCTTCGGCCTCTGGCTCGGCTTCCACCGATGCAGCCAGGACGAATATCTCGCCATGGTGCGCGGCTATTGCAGCCATTTCGACATAAAGGTCGATGATGAGGCGCTGGAGCGCGAGGCGCTGGAATGGTCGACCACGCGCGGCTCGCGCTCGGGCCGTGTCGCCTGGCAATTCGTGCAGGAGCTTGCGGGACGACTGGGCGTGAAGCTCACGGCGCAGTAGCGGTCGGATCGTAACCCACTTACGGCTGTCTTTCCCCGAAGGCGGGGAATCAAGGGCGCGTGCGCATAAAAACCGGTTATGGCGGCGTGTAGGGATCTGGGGTGCCAAGTTTGATTGGAGGGTACTTCTTGAAGCTCGCTTCCAGTTCTCCGATGATTCTCACTGCGGGATCGGCGACCCAGGAGTTTTGCGCGGCAACATCACGCTCCTCCTTCCGGTCGGTCAGTAGATTGATGACTCTCGGCAAGGGCAATTTCTGCGGCGTGGCGTACATAGTTTCCTGCCAGATCAAATGGACTTTCCAGTTTCGCCATTTGACGGCTGACAGCCGGTCGGCCACGTAGGCGGGGAACCCTTCGCGGTTAGAGGCCTCCTGCTTGCCCAAAAAGAAATCTAGCTGATCCACGCCGTCAATCGCGCGATCCGTAGGGACCTCTGCGCCCCCGACCCGCGCAAGCGTCGTGAAGAGGTCGACGGTGTGAACGATTTCGTTGCTGATG
Protein-coding regions in this window:
- the secD gene encoding protein translocase subunit SecD, coding for MLYFTRWRALGIILTALIVCLCAVPNFFPEAQVKTWPAWAQRRLVLGLDLQGGSYLLLEVDSNYVKKERLDQVRDDVRRTLRDAKIGFTGGVTVRNDAAEVRITKETDVQPALAKLRELAQPLGGLMGSSGQRDLEVTDAGGGVIRLSIPQAAMLDRMRKTIEQSIQIVERRVNELGTVEPVIQRQGNDRILVQVPGLQDPTRLKELLGKTAKMEFRMVDTSVPPDQAQQGRLPPESDLLMSASPPPTPYVVKKQVLVAGGDLTDAQASFDQRTGEPVVSFKFNTSGARKFSQATQENVGLPFAIVLDNKVISAPVIREPITGGQGQISGNFTVQSANDLAILLRAGALPAPLTVVEERTVGPGLGQDSIEKGELAAYVGSILVIIFMLVTYRLFGVFANIAVAINVAMIFGLLSLLNATLTLPGIAGIVLTVGIAVDSNVLIYERIREELRGGRNAISAIDAGFKRALATILDSNITTFIAAAVLFYIGTGPVRGFAVTLGIGIITTVFTAFTLTRLIVAGWVRWKRPQSVPI
- the yajC gene encoding preprotein translocase subunit YajC, whose amino-acid sequence is MLITPAYAQAAGAGDTNSMLMSLLPFALIFVIMYFLILRPQQKKVRDHADLVKNIRRGDTVVTSGGLVGKVTKVVDDDQIEFEISDGVRVRQMRQMISGVRAKGEPAKESKDSAKEAAKDDAASK
- a CDS encoding ATP-binding protein, whose protein sequence is MPKKPSKSPAGKGPRTPARKPARVAAKRPTAASKAVSKAISKAAPDLNQERIVLALETIAAHLSAQGKPAAEPESFDRADAYVWHPDGRLSAVPRVSRVELFLLKGVDRMRDILMENTERFAGGLPANNALLWGARGMGKSSLVKAAHASINADRKPADKLKLIEIHREDIETLPALMEQLRASSFRFIVFCDDLSFDGNDASYKSLKAVLEGGIEGRPENVILYATSNRRHLLAREMIENERSTAINPGEAVEEKVSLSDRFGLWLGFHRCSQDEYLAMVRGYCSHFDIKVDDEALEREALEWSTTRGSRSGRVAWQFVQELAGRLGVKLTAQ